In Nocardioides luti, the DNA window GGATTCCCACGCTGCCAGATCATGCCGTTAATCGCGCTTGAACCGCCAAGAACCTTGCCGCGCGCGTGGGCGATCCGCCTACCAGCGAGGTTGGATTCGGGCTCGGACTCGTAACACCAGTCGTACCGCTTGTTCCCCAACAGGAACGCCATCGCCGCGGGCATGTGCAGCAAAGGGTCCCAGGAGTAGTCAGGGATCCCCGCTTCGAGCAGCAGGACCCTGTTGCTGGGATCGGCGGAGAGGCGGTTAGCGAGGACGCAGCCTGCGGCCCCTCCGCCGGCAATGATGAAGTCGTACGTCACGTCGGTGCTCCTCACGAATAAATGGTGAGCCGGAGTTGCCAGAGAATTCAATCCTGGAACCGAGACCCGGTCGAATGGTGGTTCGCGGTGACGTACTCAACTTTGAATCGCGAGTAAGTGAAGCTCATCGCGTTGTCGCCACTGCCGCCCTACGTCGACGCGTAAGACGACGAAGCAGGGTTAAATTGTCGAGCTCAATAGTCAAGAAAAGATCAGCACTTTCCTTAGCCCGCCTCGGAGAGACTTGGCGCTGCCTCAACGAGAAACTTCTCTGCAAATATTCGGACCGGAGCGCGCCCCTCCGAACGTATGTATCTGTGCACGGCCTCGACCATGACGGGCGGGCCGCAGAGATACAGATCGGATTGCTCGATAGCAAGTTCCGGCGAGAAGAGATCCGTGACCAGTCCCGCAGGGCCGCCCTGTTTCGGGTTGGCAATTCGGTATTGGAAGTCAAACCACGGGTGGCTCGCCTTGAAGGCCTCCAGCTCCTCTACCTTGACGAGGTCCTCATCGTTCGTCACACCGAGAAGGAGTGTCACCTGCGGATGGTCCAGACTGCCTGCCCTACTCTCCAGCATGGCCAGGAAGGGCGCGAGGCCGGTTCCGCCCGCGACAAATACGAGGGGCCGCTGGATGTCGCGAAGGTAAAACGCGCCCTGCGGGCCGTGAATGTCTACCGGATCGCCGACCGCCGCCGAACCCGCCAAGTACTGCGACATTCCACCGTCGGGCACTAGGCGGATAAGGAACTTGATGAAAGGTGTACCCGGCTGATTTGAAAACGAATAGTTCCGTGCTCGGTCGAGACCTCCCGCCTCGAGACCCGCGTACTGACCGGGCAGGAAGTGCATCGGGGATGAGCTACCGGTGTCGATGACCACCTCAGCGGTGGACGAGCTCAGGATATTCACCTGCTGGATAGAGCCAGGCACGGCCCGCTTCGACAGTCCAGCGACCGTGGACGCGACGGGCACGCGGACCACCATGTCGCTGAGGGGCGTGGTCTGACAGGCGAGGATGAAGCCTTCCGCGGCTTCTTCGTCGGTCAGCGCCTCTTCCAGGTAGTCGTCCGACATCGTGTAGGTCCCGCTCTCGCAGAGCGACCGGCAGGTGCCGCAAACTCCGTCCCGACAGTCTGTCGGGATGCGAACCCCAGCCCTGTCTCCAGCGTCGACCAACGACTCTCCGTCGTTGCAATCGATAAAGAAGGTCGCGTCCTCTTCGAAGGTAAGGGCGATCCTATGACTCAAGACGCGCACCTCCCAGTCTCGCGCCCGCCACTTCTAGACTTCATCCATCATGTCCAGGTACAGGGCCTGACTCACCCGCAGTGTCGGCTCGCGCGAGGCACTCAGGGGCCCCGGCACATATCGCCGCGAGTTCATGCCCTCGTATGAACGCGTCACCAGGTCGATGTCCTCCTCCACGCTCACCCGCCAGAGCTTGGTGACCTCGTCGCGGTCATAGTCAGTACCCTCCACAGCGTCCTCGTGAACGAACCATCGACTGGTCCAGCGGACCTTGCCCGGCGAGATTGGATTCATCGTGAAGATCACGCCATAGTCGACGCTGAAGAGCCCTCGGGAAAACAGGGGATGGATGGCGAAGCCAGCGTGAAACTGCTCCGGGATTTCGGCTCCGGGTTCACCGAAGGCGCCGAGATACTTCGAGCACTTCGCCTCTCCGTCCATGGAGATACTGCGCATACCGGGGCGTGGCTGACTTCCGCCGCCGTAGAACTCAGCCTTGCGCTGAACGTCTCCTGTGTTGTGGTAGGTGGCCTCAACATCGAGACTCAGTGAGAGTTCTGGGTGATTGCCGGCGCAGTGGTAGCACTCTTGGAAGTTCTCACGCATGACCTTCCAATTGGTCTCAAGGTCTACTGACTGCTCATGAATCTTTTTCATCCGTGTCGGATCAAGCTGGATCATGTCCGCGGCAACAGCGTCCAGTTCCCCCGCGAGATCTGCAGTCCTCGGCTCTCCGAGGCAGATGAAGATCAGCCCTTGCCAGACCTCAACCCGAACCCGGTGCAGGCCCCAGTTGTCGTAGTTGATGACAGCATCATCGATCGAAGGCGCCTTTCGAAGCGCCCCATCGAGCCCATACGCCCAGTTGTGGTACCCGCAGACAAGCAGTCTGGCGTTGCCCGCCTTCTCGCGACAGACCGGGAAGCCCCGGTGACGACAACTGTTCAGTAGGGCGTTGATGGAGCCATCGCGCCCGCGAGAGATGATTACGCTCTCGCCGAGGAGGTCGACGACAACGAAGTCCCCGGCCGCCGCAACTTCCGATACGTGGGCGACGTAGTGCCACTGGCGCAGGAAGATCGCCTGAGCTTCCCGCTCGAATACTTCCTCCGAGAAGTAGTACTCACGGTCAAGCAGCGTGAACCAGGACTGGTCCGAGGGAGCTTGTTCGTTCATGTCGTTTCCAATCGGCTGGACCCATCGCATTCAGTAGCGGCGATCATTGCTCCGAACGCGATTCATGAGTTCGTTTGGCGGCGGTAGTCGTTAGGGCAGGAGGTCCGGCTGCACCATTACGTGCTTGAACTGGGAGTACTCGTCGATCCCGTGGGCTGACAGTTCCTTGCCGTACCCGGAGCCGCGGAATCCGCCGAACGGCATCTCGGAGGCGACGTTGAGGTGCTGATTCGCCCACACCGTGCCGAAGTCGAGGTCCCGAGTCAGCCGCATCACGCGGGCCAGATCCTGAGTCCAGACGCTGGCGGACAGTCCGTACTCAGTGTCGTTTGCCATCTCCAACATCTCGGCTTCGCCGCGGCCCCGCTGAATTGTGACGACGGGCCCGAACACCTCTCGCTGAATGATCTCCGAGTCCTGCGCGGCGTCGGCAATTACCGTCGGCGCGTAGAACCACCCATCCCTCGCCACGCGCTCACCGCCGATAAGGACCTTCGCCCCGTCGGCGCGGGCGCGGTCCACGAAGCCCTCCACTCGCTCGAGCTGCTTCTCCGAGATAAGGGGGCCAACGGTCGTTTCGTTGTCGAACGGGTCGCCGACCTTCAGCTTGGCAACCTCTTCGCAGTACGCCTCGACGAACTCATCGTAAATGGACTCCTCAACGATCACTCGGCAGGCGGCGCAGCAGTCCTGACCGCTGTTGAGGTAGCCGTACAGGACGAGGTCGCGAGCAGTCTGGCGCACGGGGCTGTCAGCGAACACCAGAACTGGGGCCTTGCCGCCGAGTTCGAGGCTGACGCGCTTCAACGTGTTGGCCGCAGACGCGGCGACGTGCTTGCCTGTGCCGACGTCGCCCGTGATCGACACCATCCGCACCTTCGGGTGCGCGACCAGCGCCTTTCCGGTTGAAGAGTCGCCGAGAACCAGGTTCAGGACACCCTCTGGGAGGAAGCGGTTCGCCAGGTCGACCAGCTTGATGGCCGTCTCCGGGGTGAGCTCAGAGGGCTTGATGATAACGGCGTTCCCGGCTGCGATCGCAGGGAAGATTTTGTAGATGGCCATCAGCAGGGGGTAGTTCCAAGGCGCGATGAGCGCCACGACCCCGAGCGGCTCTCGCCTCAGCCATGAAGTGCTGCCGCCGCCGTACTCTCCTGCCGCCGGGGCATGCGAGACGCGCGCCGCGCCGGCGCTGAAGCGAATGACGTCCCACCACCAGGCACCCTCATCCCGCATGTAGGTGATCGGCCGTCCGACATTCTCTGTTTCGATCTGGACGAAGTCATCGGCCTCCTGCTGAAGCGCATCTGCGATCTTCAGCAGGATCTCCGCGCGTTCCCCGGGGGGCGTCCTTCCCCACGCCCGGGCTGCCTCTGCTGCGCGGCCCACGGCGACGTCAACTTCGTCGGGGGTTGCGTTGGGGTGGCTCGCAATGGCCCGCCCAGTAGCGGGGTTGACGACGGTCGAGGCACCAGCCTGGTGGTTGTCGAGGGTACCGCCGATGCTGTCATTGATCTCGTGGTCGGCTGTGGTGCTCACGTTTCTCCTGAATCTCGTGGATTGCTTCCCGGCGCATGACGTGTCGCGAGGCTGTGCTCAAGTCGGACGCGTGACGTACGAGACGGCGATAGTCCACCGACATCTCGCGGACCTCGCCGAGTGAACGTTGTACTCACCTCAGCATAGGAAGATGTCGGCTGGCATGTCAATGGTGGTCCGCGCCCCAGACCTCAAAACCCAGACGCGCTTCATCAGGGATCATCACTGCGAGGGCCCACTGGTGTTGCGCCAAGAAATCAGTCGTCTCCAGCAACGGCTCGTCCGTGGCGACGGGCGATCCAGGGGCCGCTGTTGAAGCAGGTTCCGATCGTTGGCCGCTCCCCCGTACGCCACGGCTGGGTCATGTGCCGAGGTGGCCCGTGCGGCTTAGGCCGTCCAATTTGCTCGGCTTTTCCGTCCCGGCGAACACCGGTCCGCGAAAGGCGGTCGCGAGAACGAGGTCACTGGATCGTGCCTACCCGCCCAGCACGCTCGGTGTCAGAGCAGACGAGCCTTCTCCGCACCGATCGTCGTGTCGTCACCGTGACCGGTGTGCACGACCGTCTCGTCCGGCAGGATGAAAAGCTTCGCCCGGATCGACTCCTTGATCAGGTCTGAGTCCGAGTAGGACCGACCGGTCGCGCCCGGGCCACCGTTGAAGAGCGTGTCGCCGGTGAAGACGCAGCCGAGGTCGGGCGCGTAGAGACAGACGGCCCCCGGGGCGTGGCCCGGCGTGTGCAGCACCTGGAGCGTCGTACCCGCGACCTCGATCGTCAGTCCGTCAGCAAGGCTCGCGTTCCAGTAGTGCTCTGGATGTACGAGCTCCCACAGCACCTTGTCGGCCGGGTGCAGCATGATCGGCGCGACCACCTCTTCGCGCAGCGCCGGCGCCGCGCGGACGTGGTCGTCGTGCGCGTGCGTGCAGATGATCGCCTTGACCTTGCGGTCCCCCACCACGGCCAGGATGTCAGCGACGTCGTGCGGGGCGTCGATCACCACGCACTCGGCGTCGTCACCGATCACCCAGATGTTGTTGTCGACCTCGAAGGTCTCGCCGTCGAGGCTGAAGGTGCCGCTCGAGACGGCACGGTCCACTCGCACACTTCCGGGGGAGGCCGTCACGAGAACAGCACCACCGAACGGAGCACGTCGCCGTGGTGCATCTTCTCGAACGCAGCCTCGATGTCGTCGATGCCGATCTCCTCGGTGACGAAGGCGTCCAGGTCGAGGCGACCCTGCTGGTAGAGGTCGACCAGCATCGGGAAGTCGCGGCTGGGCAGGCAGTCGCCGTACCAGCTGGACTTCAGCGAGCCACCGCGCCCGAAGACGTCGATCAGCGGGATGTCCGGGACCTTCATGTCGGGCGTGGGCACGCCGACCAGGACCACGGTGCCGGCCAGGTCGCGGGCGTAGAACGCCTGCTTCCACGTCTCGGGGCGACCGACCGCCTCGATGACGACGTCGGCGCCGTTGCCGCCGGTGAGCTCCTGGATCGCGGCGACCGGGTCCGTGCCCGAGGAGTCGACGGTGTGCGTCGCGCCCATCCTCTTCGCCTGCTCGAGCTTCTTGGGGTCGATGTCGACCGCGATGATCGGACTGGCACCGGCCAGCGCCGAGCCGGCGATCGCAGCCACGCCAACGCCACCGCAGCCGATGACCGCGACGGACTTGCCACGGGTCACAGCACCGGTGTTGATCGCCGCACCGATGCCGGCCATCACGCCGCAGCCAAGCAGGCCGACCGCAGCCGGGCGGGCCGACGGGTCGACCTTGGTGCACTGACCGGCCGCCACCAGGGTCTTCTCGGCGAAGGCGCCGATGCCGAGCGCAGGCGAGAGCTCGGTCCCGTCCTCGAGGGTCATCTTCTGGGTCGCGTTGTGGGTGGCGAAGCAGTACCACGGCTCGCCGCGGTCACAGGCGCGGCAGTCGCCGCAGACCGCGCGCCAGTTGAGGATCACGAAGTCGCCGGGGGCAACAGCGGTCACGTCGGGACCGACGGCCTCGACCACACCCGCGGCCTCGTGGCCGAGCAGGAACGGGAAGTCGTCGTTGATCCCGCCCTCGCGGTAGTGCAGGTCGGTGTGGCAGACCCCGCAGGCCTGCACCTTCACGACCGCCTCGCCGGGACCGGGGTCCGGGACGTTGATGGTGACGACCTCGACCGGCTGACCCTTCGCACGGGCGACGACCGCCCTGACCTGCTGACTCATCGTGCTCCTTCACACTTTCGCGATCGGTGGACTCGGGCAATCGGGCCGCAGAGGCACCGACGAAACTGGAGATATCAAGTTGCGAGGGCGATGGCCGAGCGGGAGCAAGGGTGGCTTCAGCTGCGTGAGGGCGATCGCTCGGGTTCATTCACGACCCGGCAATCACGCTGCTCTTCGTCGCGTTCTGACTGACGCGCACGCGAGACCCTGCGGGTCGACGTCCGGAATGCTCAACCGGTTGGATCAACAGGACTGTTCAGTTCGTATCCCGCGGTCGCCTCAGACATACGACATGGGCATGAACGTGTTGACGACGACGTCGCCGTGCGAGCCGTCAAGGCTGACTACCGGTGAACAGGCAAAGACCTCTTGGATGGCGGTCAACTCAACTCCGATGTCAACGTGATGTGAACGGCATCCGTCCCGTCGTTGATCTCACGGCCGAGCGTCTGGACCGCCGTCGTGACCTGATCCAACCTGAACGTGTGTGAGCAAAGAGCCCCGAGTCCCTCCGGGTCCGTCCGAAGCATGTCGATCGCGAGCTCGGTCGATCGATAACCACCGCTGACGACACCGCGAAGTTCAATTTCGCTCAGGACTACGTCGTCGATAGGCACGTCGTTGAGCATCTTCCCGCTCTTGAGTCCAGCCAGGACAAGCCGACCGCCTCGCCGAAGCATCCGGATACCGTCCAGGATCGGTGACATCGCCCCCGCAGAAACGTCAAGCACCACGTCGGCCATCGACCCGTTGGTGATTTCAAGAACGCGCTCAACGGCGCCCTCGGAGTCGACGTCGATCGTGGCGGTCGCACCAAGGGCCCTTGCCAATTCCAGGCGCCCATGATCAGCAGAAGTCCCCGTAACAATGATTTCCGCGGCCCCCGCCTTCTTCGCCGCGGCAGCAGCCAGTAGGCCTCTTTGGCCTGGACCCGCGATGACCACAGTGGACCCCAGGCTCGCGCCACCCACCTCATGCACCCAGCGGATCGCGTTCGATAGTGGATTGACCAGGGTCATCACATCGGTCGGGATGTCAGCCGGCAGCTTGTGAACCAGTGCGCGCGAATGCAGGTACACGTGCGTTGCGTACCCGCCCCAAAGCGACGGCTGTCTGCCCGTCCCCTGGTACATGCCGTATCCGAGACCCGCTCGACAGCGAGTGAAAGCACCTTCGACGCATCCTGCACAGACGCCACACGGAATGATTGGTTCTACCGTGATGCGGTCGCCCACGCCTACGCCCCATCGTTTCGCCGCGGTGGCGCCGATTGCTTCGACGTGTCCCAATACCTCGTGCCCGGGGATGATCGGCATGCCGTCACCGAAGCTCAGGCCGCCAAGGTACTGCTCGTAGTCGGTTCCACACAGTCCGCTGGCCTCGACGCGTACGACAGCGTCGTCGTCCCCGACCCTAGGAATCGCGAAGTCACGGAAGGTGAACTCGCGTGGACCATCCAGGACTGCTGCGACTGCCTTGGTCATTCTTTACTCGCTCTCGATGAACCGTTTCGAAGGAAGCGGGCCGTGTGGCCTTGCGCAGAGGGACGGTCCGAACGATGGTCATCTGCTAGGCCGTCGCCGACTGCGACCCGTCCGGCTACTACACGGGAGTGACGACCACGTTGTAGAGGTCGTCGAACTCGTACGTGTAGAGCGCACGCGGGATCTTGCACATGCCGCGGAACTTGAGCAGCAGTTCCGCCGCCTTCGTGGCCGTACCGGCCGGTACGAACAGGTAGAAGATGGGGCACTCGTCCATGTCGAGCTTCCACACACGGTCGAGGGTCGTCTCGTTGATCGTCTCCTCAGTCTCTACCTCGACGATCAGCCGCGGTGAGTTCGCGCGCTCGGTGTCAACCATGACGATGTCGGGCCAGAGGGTTCCCTCCCAACGATGGTGAACTGGCATGTTCTGCTCGCCGGCAACGTTCGTGTAGGTGCCCCAGGTCGGGTTGATCAGACCCGGGTACACCTCACCATTGGCAAACGAGAACATCGATCGAGCGATCTGACGGACCGCGGTGTCGTGCAGGGTGCTGGAGGGGCTGGTAATGCTCATCTCAAACCTTTCACAGTGGGAGAACGCGGCGTGCGTTCTCCCCGAGGATGGCTGCCTTCTCGTCGTCGCTGAGAAGCGACTGCTTGACCCCTTGGAGGCCAAGGACCGCGCGGTGGCTGTGCCAGTCCGAGGCCCAGAGGCAGCGGTCGACGCCAACCTGGCGAACAGACTCGACGCCAACCTCGTCGAATCCCTCCTCGAAACCACAAGAGAGATCGAAGTACACGTTCTCAAAGTCGCGGGCCATCTGGACGCGTTGGTCGTGCATCTCCGTGCCGTAGCCAGTCAGCGGCTGGAGGTATCCCAGGTGGGCCATGACGATCTTCAGCTTCGGGTGCCGCTCCAGGACAGGGCGCCACTGCGTGGGGAATGCATAGTCATCGTGCTCCGCATGGCCGACGTGACCATCGAGACCACCACTGTGCGCAAGGATCACCATGTTGAGCTCTTCGAGCTTGGCGAACGCGCGCTCAAGGGCCGGGTCGGACGGGTAGTACTGTCCCCAGGTTGAAATGATCTTGACGCCTCGCGCGCCTGCGGCGTGGTACTTGACCACCTGGTCCTCGACCCAGT includes these proteins:
- a CDS encoding aminobutyraldehyde dehydrogenase, coding for MSTTADHEINDSIGGTLDNHQAGASTVVNPATGRAIASHPNATPDEVDVAVGRAAEAARAWGRTPPGERAEILLKIADALQQEADDFVQIETENVGRPITYMRDEGAWWWDVIRFSAGAARVSHAPAAGEYGGGSTSWLRREPLGVVALIAPWNYPLLMAIYKIFPAIAAGNAVIIKPSELTPETAIKLVDLANRFLPEGVLNLVLGDSSTGKALVAHPKVRMVSITGDVGTGKHVAASAANTLKRVSLELGGKAPVLVFADSPVRQTARDLVLYGYLNSGQDCCAACRVIVEESIYDEFVEAYCEEVAKLKVGDPFDNETTVGPLISEKQLERVEGFVDRARADGAKVLIGGERVARDGWFYAPTVIADAAQDSEIIQREVFGPVVTIQRGRGEAEMLEMANDTEYGLSASVWTQDLARVMRLTRDLDFGTVWANQHLNVASEMPFGGFRGSGYGKELSAHGIDEYSQFKHVMVQPDLLP
- a CDS encoding zinc-dependent alcohol dehydrogenase, with protein sequence MTKAVAAVLDGPREFTFRDFAIPRVGDDDAVVRVEASGLCGTDYEQYLGGLSFGDGMPIIPGHEVLGHVEAIGATAAKRWGVGVGDRITVEPIIPCGVCAGCVEGAFTRCRAGLGYGMYQGTGRQPSLWGGYATHVYLHSRALVHKLPADIPTDVMTLVNPLSNAIRWVHEVGGASLGSTVVIAGPGQRGLLAAAAAKKAGAAEIIVTGTSADHGRLELARALGATATIDVDSEGAVERVLEITNGSMADVVLDVSAGAMSPILDGIRMLRRGGRLVLAGLKSGKMLNDVPIDDVVLSEIELRGVVSGGYRSTELAIDMLRTDPEGLGALCSHTFRLDQVTTAVQTLGREINDGTDAVHITLTSELS
- a CDS encoding aromatic ring-hydroxylating oxygenase subunit alpha, whose translation is MNEQAPSDQSWFTLLDREYYFSEEVFEREAQAIFLRQWHYVAHVSEVAAAGDFVVVDLLGESVIISRGRDGSINALLNSCRHRGFPVCREKAGNARLLVCGYHNWAYGLDGALRKAPSIDDAVINYDNWGLHRVRVEVWQGLIFICLGEPRTADLAGELDAVAADMIQLDPTRMKKIHEQSVDLETNWKVMRENFQECYHCAGNHPELSLSLDVEATYHNTGDVQRKAEFYGGGSQPRPGMRSISMDGEAKCSKYLGAFGEPGAEIPEQFHAGFAIHPLFSRGLFSVDYGVIFTMNPISPGKVRWTSRWFVHEDAVEGTDYDRDEVTKLWRVSVEEDIDLVTRSYEGMNSRRYVPGPLSASREPTLRVSQALYLDMMDEV
- a CDS encoding 2Fe-2S iron-sulfur cluster-binding protein — its product is MRVLSHRIALTFEEDATFFIDCNDGESLVDAGDRAGVRIPTDCRDGVCGTCRSLCESGTYTMSDDYLEEALTDEEAAEGFILACQTTPLSDMVVRVPVASTVAGLSKRAVPGSIQQVNILSSSTAEVVIDTGSSSPMHFLPGQYAGLEAGGLDRARNYSFSNQPGTPFIKFLIRLVPDGGMSQYLAGSAAVGDPVDIHGPQGAFYLRDIQRPLVFVAGGTGLAPFLAMLESRAGSLDHPQVTLLLGVTNDEDLVKVEELEAFKASHPWFDFQYRIANPKQGGPAGLVTDLFSPELAIEQSDLYLCGPPVMVEAVHRYIRSEGRAPVRIFAEKFLVEAAPSLSEAG
- a CDS encoding amidohydrolase family protein; this encodes MSNRTWDVVDTHVHLNRTAQEGWNARTIEDRWDRGGDLPGLNRYMDEAGVASAWIINAWPTEAMGQAMRGRAPGDLTEDQKATFEERIREKQRERCDRKNRWLTEVSAARPERFAALIGGIDPYFGADWVEDQVVKYHAAGARGVKIISTWGQYYPSDPALERAFAKLEELNMVILAHSGGLDGHVGHAEHDDYAFPTQWRPVLERHPKLKIVMAHLGYLQPLTGYGTEMHDQRVQMARDFENVYFDLSCGFEEGFDEVGVESVRQVGVDRCLWASDWHSHRAVLGLQGVKQSLLSDDEKAAILGENARRVLPL
- a CDS encoding MBL fold metallo-hydrolase; translated protein: MRVDRAVSSGTFSLDGETFEVDNNIWVIGDDAECVVIDAPHDVADILAVVGDRKVKAIICTHAHDDHVRAAPALREEVVAPIMLHPADKVLWELVHPEHYWNASLADGLTIEVAGTTLQVLHTPGHAPGAVCLYAPDLGCVFTGDTLFNGGPGATGRSYSDSDLIKESIRAKLFILPDETVVHTGHGDDTTIGAEKARLL
- a CDS encoding S-(hydroxymethyl)mycothiol dehydrogenase, with amino-acid sequence MSQQVRAVVARAKGQPVEVVTINVPDPGPGEAVVKVQACGVCHTDLHYREGGINDDFPFLLGHEAAGVVEAVGPDVTAVAPGDFVILNWRAVCGDCRACDRGEPWYCFATHNATQKMTLEDGTELSPALGIGAFAEKTLVAAGQCTKVDPSARPAAVGLLGCGVMAGIGAAINTGAVTRGKSVAVIGCGGVGVAAIAGSALAGASPIIAVDIDPKKLEQAKRMGATHTVDSSGTDPVAAIQELTGGNGADVVIEAVGRPETWKQAFYARDLAGTVVLVGVPTPDMKVPDIPLIDVFGRGGSLKSSWYGDCLPSRDFPMLVDLYQQGRLDLDAFVTEEIGIDDIEAAFEKMHHGDVLRSVVLFS